A section of the Luteolibacter flavescens genome encodes:
- a CDS encoding sugar transferase codes for MPKRKAASRGFVRRRHARRRTEATIPTWKRAMDVSLVVMSLPVSIPLILAVMLWIRIVSRGPALFRQERVGHEEKAFTIYKFRTMHEGAQTRDHELHVARLIESDQPMVKLDELGDSRMIAGACFLRSTGLDELPQLFNVLRGDMSLVGPRPCIPDEHAFFTTAQRERFQVLPGITGIWQISGKNRTTFREMATLDVAYARLSSPGLDLTVLACTPMAVLRELKHYLRRRIFSPAPAHADSAVLEYGSPQLRGDRS; via the coding sequence ATGCCCAAGCGGAAAGCCGCCAGCCGCGGCTTCGTCCGGCGTCGGCATGCGAGGCGGCGCACCGAGGCCACCATCCCGACCTGGAAGCGTGCGATGGATGTGTCGCTCGTGGTGATGTCGCTGCCGGTCTCGATCCCGTTGATCCTGGCCGTGATGCTATGGATCCGAATCGTATCGCGCGGTCCCGCCTTGTTCCGCCAGGAGCGCGTCGGCCATGAGGAGAAGGCCTTCACGATCTATAAATTCCGCACCATGCACGAGGGTGCGCAGACCCGGGACCACGAGCTGCACGTGGCGCGACTAATCGAGTCCGACCAACCGATGGTGAAGCTGGATGAGCTTGGCGACTCCCGCATGATCGCCGGTGCCTGCTTCCTCCGGAGCACGGGCCTAGACGAACTGCCGCAGCTCTTCAATGTGCTGCGCGGGGACATGAGCCTCGTGGGTCCGCGGCCATGCATTCCCGACGAGCACGCGTTCTTCACCACGGCACAGCGCGAGCGCTTCCAGGTGCTGCCGGGCATCACCGGTATCTGGCAGATCAGCGGGAAGAATCGCACCACCTTCCGCGAGATGGCCACGCTCGACGTGGCATATGCTCGCCTTTCCTCACCGGGACTGGATCTAACGGTGCTCGCATGCACGCCGATGGCGGTGCTGCGTGAGCTGAAGCATTACCTTCGCCGCCGTATCTTCTCACCCGCCCCCGCGCACGCTGACAGCGCCGTGCTGGAATACGGAAGTCCCCAGCTTCGCGGAGACCGGTCATGA